The DNA segment CGCCAGCACGGCGTCGGGTTGCAGTACGTCGAGCGAACCCTGCTTCACGAACTCTCGGAAGTGGTGCATTCCGTTGTTGAACTCTCCACCGGCGATGGGGATGTCGGTCTTCTCGCGGAGGCGTGCGAGCCCTGCGTAGTCGCGACGGTCGAGCGGCTCTTCGAGCCAGCCGACGTTACCGATGTCCTCCAGTTCACGGGCCACCGCGAGTGCCTCGCCGAACGACCACTTCTCGACGTCGACCATCGGGACGCTCCAGCCCATGTTGGCGTCCATCATGAGCGTCAGGTCGGGGTACTCCTCGCGAATCTGCCGGGCGGCCTCCAGGTCGGGACCCGGGTCCTCGCCGTGGCAGCGGAGTTTCACGGCCTCGAAACCCTCGTCCACCCGGTCGCGGACGTACTCTAGTCGCTCCGCCGCGGGTTGGCGCTCACCGGTCGAGGCATAGGCCGGAATCGGGTCACCGCTCCCGCCGAGCAGTTCGTAGACGGGCTTGCCGGCGTCCTTGCCGACGATGTCCCAGAGCGCAACCTCGAAGTGCCAGGGCCGCGGCCCCCAGAGGTTGAGCGGGTCCATCTTCTCGATCAGGTGTTCGACGTTCCGCGGGTCCTCGCCGACGAGGAACATCTCGGCGAGTTCGAGGTAGTCCATCCGGCCCGCGAAGCCCGACGC comes from the Halorussus vallis genome and includes:
- a CDS encoding mandelate racemase/muconate lactonizing enzyme family protein, with amino-acid sequence MEITDVNQYHLRYQMEHGWEPAWKPGYEQTEHEVLLFELVTDAGISGVASASGFAGRMDYLELAEMFLVGEDPRNVEHLIEKMDPLNLWGPRPWHFEVALWDIVGKDAGKPVYELLGGSGDPIPAYASTGERQPAAERLEYVRDRVDEGFEAVKLRCHGEDPGPDLEAARQIREEYPDLTLMMDANMGWSVPMVDVEKWSFGEALAVARELEDIGNVGWLEEPLDRRDYAGLARLREKTDIPIAGGEFNNGMHHFREFVKQGSLDVLQPDAVLATGILNGKKVAGMAETHGLEFAPHTWNDGLGFAANLHLLACTNARWCEYPIEPPGWTPESRDFLLKDPIVAEDGAVEPPSGPGLGVELNWDLIHDLDRSE